In Herbaspirillum sp. WKF16, one genomic interval encodes:
- a CDS encoding efflux RND transporter permease subunit — MSAPGSDRFNLSSWTLQHQALVTFILALVTLLGIGSYTKLSQSEDPPFTFKVMVIQTDWPGATARQVQEQITDRIARKLQETPDVDFLRSYSRPGQSQLFFTIKDTAPAAQVPKTWYEVRKKVGDIAATLPQGVHGPYFNDEFGDVYTNIYALAGDGFSPAQLRDYADQLRGELLRVPGVGKIDYFGDRNQRIYIDIGNARMTRLGISPQQLADAIGGQNAVVPGGLVTTGDDRVYVRPTGQFDDLRALEDKIIHINNRNFRLGDIATISRGYEQPQEQEMRAGGKPVLGIGVTMQPGGDVIRLGQALDTRTEELRRRLPAGLTLTPVSSMPHAVEKSVDDFLEAVAEAVAIVLVVSLVSLGIRTGMVVVISIPIVLAVTALFMYMFDIGLHKVSLGTLVLALGLLVDDAIIAVEMMAVKLEQGWNRRRAAAFAYTSTAFPMLTGTLVTVSGFLPIALAKSGTGEYTRSIFEVSAIALLLSWLAAVVLIPLLGYHMLKEKPGALSDEQIAANPHAGHDEEDHDHPIYQTKIYTRLRRMVAWCVAYRGRVVLATALLFFGSLAAFGLVPQQFFPSSDRPELLIDLRLPERSSFEATQREALRMEAVLKGRPQIDHVVSFVGTGAPRFYLPLDQQLPSANFAQFVVTAKSVEDREALAHALEEPLRTQFSGLRTRLTRLENGPPVGFPVQFRVSGEQIPKVRAIAEQVAAEIRKESRATNVQFDWDEPAQRSVSFEIDQKRAGELGLTSQQVSNFLAMQLSGYTVTQYRERDKLISVDLRAPRSERVDPSRLATLSMPTANGPVPLATLGHFRNTLEYGVIWERDRQPTITVLADVHAGVQGIDVTNTVNQKLDALRAELPVGYRIDVGGPVEENAKAQSSISAQMPLMVIAVLLLLMVQLQSFGRTMMVVMTAPLGLIGVVGALLLFHQPFGFVAMLGTIAMLGIIMRNSVILVDQIEQDIAAGRGRFDAIVGATVRRFRPITLTAAAAVLALIPLLRSNFFGPMATALMGGITIATVLTLFYLPALYALCYRVKTNETHHAADVAGAQGSH; from the coding sequence ATGAGCGCGCCCGGTTCCGACCGCTTCAACCTGTCGTCCTGGACCTTGCAGCACCAGGCGCTGGTGACCTTCATCCTGGCGCTGGTGACCCTGCTGGGCATCGGCTCCTATACCAAGCTCTCGCAATCGGAAGATCCGCCGTTCACCTTCAAGGTGATGGTGATCCAGACCGACTGGCCGGGCGCCACCGCGCGCCAGGTGCAGGAGCAGATCACCGACCGCATCGCGCGCAAGCTGCAGGAGACGCCCGACGTCGACTTCCTGCGCAGCTACTCGCGCCCGGGCCAGTCGCAACTGTTCTTCACCATCAAGGACACGGCGCCCGCCGCGCAGGTGCCCAAGACCTGGTACGAGGTGCGCAAGAAGGTCGGCGACATCGCGGCCACCTTGCCGCAGGGCGTGCATGGGCCTTACTTCAACGATGAGTTCGGCGACGTCTACACCAATATCTACGCGCTGGCCGGCGACGGCTTCTCGCCGGCGCAGCTGCGCGACTATGCCGACCAGCTGCGCGGCGAACTGCTGCGCGTGCCCGGCGTGGGCAAGATCGACTACTTCGGCGATCGCAACCAGCGCATCTACATCGATATCGGCAACGCCCGCATGACGCGCCTGGGCATCAGCCCGCAGCAACTGGCCGACGCCATCGGCGGGCAGAACGCGGTGGTGCCGGGCGGCCTGGTCACCACCGGCGACGACCGCGTCTACGTGCGGCCGACCGGCCAGTTCGACGACCTGCGCGCGCTCGAAGACAAGATCATCCACATCAACAACCGCAACTTCCGCCTGGGCGACATCGCCACCATCAGCCGCGGCTACGAGCAGCCGCAGGAACAGGAGATGCGCGCCGGCGGCAAGCCGGTGCTGGGCATCGGCGTGACCATGCAGCCCGGCGGCGACGTCATCCGCCTGGGGCAGGCGCTGGACACCCGCACCGAGGAGCTGCGCCGCCGCCTGCCAGCCGGGCTGACGCTGACGCCGGTCTCCAGCATGCCGCACGCGGTCGAGAAGTCGGTGGACGACTTCCTCGAAGCGGTGGCCGAGGCGGTCGCCATCGTGCTGGTGGTGAGCCTGGTGTCGCTGGGCATCCGCACCGGCATGGTGGTGGTGATCTCGATTCCCATCGTGCTGGCGGTCACTGCGCTGTTCATGTACATGTTCGACATCGGCCTGCACAAGGTCTCGCTGGGCACGCTGGTGCTGGCGCTGGGCCTGTTGGTGGACGACGCCATCATCGCCGTGGAGATGATGGCGGTGAAGCTGGAGCAGGGCTGGAACCGGCGCCGCGCGGCCGCTTTCGCCTACACCAGCACCGCCTTCCCGATGCTCACCGGCACGCTGGTGACGGTCTCCGGCTTCCTGCCGATCGCGCTGGCCAAGTCCGGCACCGGCGAATACACGCGCTCCATCTTCGAGGTCTCGGCGATCGCCTTGCTGCTGTCCTGGCTGGCGGCGGTGGTGCTGATCCCGCTCCTGGGCTATCACATGCTCAAGGAAAAGCCGGGCGCGCTCAGCGACGAGCAGATTGCCGCCAACCCGCACGCCGGCCATGACGAGGAAGACCACGACCATCCGATCTACCAGACCAAGATCTATACGCGCCTGCGCCGGATGGTGGCCTGGTGCGTGGCCTATCGCGGCCGCGTGGTGCTGGCCACCGCCTTGCTGTTCTTCGGTTCGCTGGCCGCCTTCGGGCTGGTGCCACAGCAGTTCTTCCCCAGTTCCGACCGGCCCGAGCTGTTGATCGACCTGCGCCTGCCGGAGCGCTCCTCCTTCGAGGCGACGCAACGCGAGGCGCTGCGCATGGAAGCGGTGCTCAAGGGCCGGCCGCAGATCGACCACGTGGTCAGCTTCGTGGGCACGGGCGCGCCGCGCTTCTACCTGCCGCTGGACCAGCAGCTGCCCAGCGCCAACTTCGCCCAGTTCGTGGTGACCGCCAAGTCGGTGGAAGACCGCGAGGCGCTGGCCCATGCCCTGGAAGAGCCGCTGCGCACCCAGTTCAGCGGCCTGCGCACCCGCCTCACGCGCCTGGAGAACGGGCCCCCGGTCGGCTTCCCGGTGCAGTTCCGCGTCAGCGGCGAGCAGATCCCCAAGGTGCGCGCGATCGCCGAGCAGGTGGCCGCCGAGATCCGCAAGGAGAGCCGCGCCACCAACGTGCAGTTCGACTGGGATGAGCCGGCCCAGCGCTCGGTGTCCTTCGAGATCGACCAGAAGCGCGCCGGCGAACTCGGTCTTACCTCGCAACAGGTGTCCAACTTCCTGGCCATGCAACTCTCGGGCTACACCGTGACCCAATACCGCGAACGCGACAAGCTGATCAGCGTCGACCTGCGCGCGCCGCGCAGCGAGCGCGTGGATCCGTCGCGCCTGGCCACGCTGTCCATGCCGACGGCCAACGGCCCGGTGCCGCTGGCCACGCTGGGCCACTTCCGCAACACGCTGGAATACGGCGTGATCTGGGAGCGCGACCGCCAGCCCACCATCACCGTGCTGGCCGACGTGCACGCCGGCGTGCAAGGCATCGACGTCACCAATACGGTGAACCAGAAGCTCGACGCCCTGCGCGCCGAGCTGCCGGTGGGCTATCGCATCGACGTCGGCGGCCCGGTGGAGGAGAACGCCAAGGCGCAGTCCTCGATCTCGGCGCAGATGCCGCTGATGGTGATTGCCGTGCTGCTGCTGCTGATGGTGCAGCTGCAAAGCTTCGGCCGCACCATGATGGTGGTGATGACCGCGCCGCTGGGCCTGATCGGCGTGGTAGGCGCGCTGCTGCTGTTCCACCAGCCGTTCGGTTTCGTCGCCATGCTGGGCACCATCGCCATGCTGGGCATCATCATGCGCAACTCGGTGATCCTGGTGGACCAGATCGAGCAGGACATCGCCGCCGGCCGCGGCCGCTTCGACGCCATCGTCGGCGCCACGGTGCGCCGCTTCCGCCCGATCACGCTGACCGCGGCGGCCGCCGTGCTGGCGCTGATCCCGCTGTTGCGCAGCAACTTCTTCGGGCCGATGGCCACCGCCCTGATGGGCGGCATCACCATCGCCACCGTGCTGACCCTGTTCTACCTGCCGGCGCTGTACGCGCTGTGCTACCGGGTCAAGACCAATGAAACCCACCATGCCGCCGACGTCGCCGGCGCGCAAGGGAGCCACTGA
- a CDS encoding efflux transporter outer membrane subunit, with protein MLTPESFKPRRLAWLAALTLSGCALGPSGDAPAVPQPAHYAVEATPPAIGPDGARQQFVLGQRAVPRWWQAYGSPELSAWVDEALKNNHSLAQAEHSLAGAKEQLRGQIDESLWPTVDAVGQATRQRALGLPTMGPPTNLYNVFAGELNASYTFDLFGVERYANSALAAQVDAQSYQFDAARRTLAANVVISAINAASLRAQVANTERLVALADADAGELQRRAAIGSVAVDDVLAAKANAQSLRASLPGLRTQWQAVRHALAVLMGRTPDAAPADLDIAVLQLPQNVPLSVPSDLLRQRPDILAADAALKVAAAEEALATAEMFPSLSINASFGQSGFTWPKATGAAGAVWGIGASITQPIFHGGALRARRRAAQEAYLASEDNYRQTVLNAFQNVADSLTALTHDADALQAASAARGHSEQGWRNAQRRMELGAAPASAARAGERQYLNAQLGEIRATAARLADTATLFQAMGVSIAAPAKGGEKH; from the coding sequence ATGCTGACACCTGAATCGTTCAAGCCGCGGCGCCTGGCCTGGCTGGCCGCGCTCACCTTGTCGGGCTGCGCCCTCGGCCCCAGCGGCGACGCGCCGGCCGTGCCGCAGCCGGCGCACTACGCGGTCGAGGCCACGCCGCCGGCCATCGGCCCGGATGGCGCCCGCCAGCAGTTCGTGCTGGGCCAGCGCGCGGTGCCGCGCTGGTGGCAGGCGTATGGTTCGCCCGAGCTGTCGGCCTGGGTGGATGAGGCGCTCAAGAACAACCATTCGCTGGCGCAGGCCGAGCACAGCCTGGCCGGCGCCAAGGAGCAGTTGCGCGGGCAGATCGACGAGTCGCTGTGGCCCACCGTCGACGCGGTCGGCCAGGCCACGCGCCAGCGCGCGCTGGGCTTGCCCACCATGGGGCCGCCGACCAACCTGTACAACGTCTTCGCCGGCGAGCTCAACGCCAGCTACACCTTCGACCTGTTCGGCGTGGAGCGCTACGCCAACTCGGCGCTGGCGGCCCAGGTGGACGCCCAGTCCTACCAGTTCGACGCGGCGCGCCGCACCTTGGCCGCCAATGTGGTGATCAGCGCCATCAACGCCGCCTCGCTGCGGGCGCAGGTGGCCAATACCGAGCGGCTGGTGGCGCTGGCCGATGCCGACGCCGGGGAATTGCAGCGGCGCGCGGCCATCGGCTCGGTGGCGGTCGACGACGTGCTGGCCGCCAAGGCCAACGCGCAGTCGCTGCGCGCCAGCCTGCCGGGGTTGAGGACGCAATGGCAGGCCGTGCGCCACGCGCTGGCGGTGCTGATGGGACGCACGCCCGACGCCGCGCCGGCCGACCTCGATATCGCGGTCCTGCAATTGCCGCAGAACGTCCCCCTGTCGGTGCCCTCGGACCTGCTTCGCCAGCGTCCCGACATCCTGGCCGCCGACGCCGCGCTGAAGGTGGCCGCGGCCGAGGAAGCGCTGGCCACGGCGGAGATGTTCCCCAGCCTGTCGATCAACGCCTCGTTCGGGCAATCCGGTTTCACCTGGCCCAAGGCCACCGGCGCGGCCGGCGCGGTGTGGGGCATCGGCGCCTCGATCACGCAGCCGATCTTCCACGGCGGCGCCCTGCGCGCGCGCCGGCGGGCCGCGCAGGAGGCCTACCTGGCCTCGGAGGACAATTACCGGCAGACCGTCCTGAACGCCTTCCAGAACGTGGCCGACAGCCTGACGGCGCTGACCCACGACGCCGACGCGCTGCAGGCCGCCTCCGCCGCGCGCGGCCACAGCGAACAGGGCTGGCGCAACGCGCAGCGGCGCATGGAACTGGGGGCCGCGCCGGCCAGCGCGGCGCGCGCGGGCGAGCGGCAATACCTCAATGCGCAGCTGGGCGAGATCCGCGCCACGGCGGCGCGGCTGGCCGATACCGCCACATTGTTCCAGGCCATGGGCGTGAGCATCGCGGCGCCGGCCAAAGGCGGGGAGAAGCACTGA
- the gloA2 gene encoding SMU1112c/YaeR family gloxylase I-like metalloprotein: MFLQSIHHVAIICSDYAISRAFYVDLLGLRVIAENYRAERGSHKLDLGLPDGGQIELFSFPAPPSRPSRPEACGLRHLSFAVADVAQATAWLERHGVAVEAIRTDEYTGRRFTFFADPDGLPLELYEQAAA; the protein is encoded by the coding sequence ATGTTCTTGCAATCCATTCATCACGTCGCGATCATCTGCTCCGACTACGCGATCTCCCGCGCCTTCTACGTCGATTTGCTGGGCCTGCGCGTGATCGCCGAGAACTACCGCGCCGAGCGCGGCTCCCACAAGCTCGACCTGGGCTTGCCGGACGGCGGGCAGATCGAGCTGTTCTCCTTTCCCGCGCCGCCGTCGCGGCCGTCCCGTCCGGAGGCCTGCGGCCTGCGCCATCTCTCGTTCGCGGTCGCCGACGTGGCGCAAGCCACGGCCTGGCTGGAGCGGCACGGCGTGGCCGTGGAAGCGATACGCACCGATGAATACACCGGCCGGCGTTTTACCTTCTTCGCCGACCCTGACGGCCTGCCGCTGGAACTGTACGAGCAGGCCGCGGCATGA
- a CDS encoding TonB-dependent siderophore receptor, with protein MAISLALLGACLGAQAQTPAALPEGAALRHFDVPAGPLANALDRFGRSAGVNLSYDPALVNGVTTGGLSGETGVEAALRSLLRGTGLEAVAQPGGGYSLRKATAPGPAAAIEGTLPNITVSAQPDGQSAAGPVRGYLATRSAGATKTDTPLLEIPQSISVVTRDEMDARAANSVLEVLRYMPGANTETHGVDPRGYDYFNLRGFINAQNTSDFLNGLRQVGAGFGTFRTEPYGLERVEVLRGAGSVMFGQGDPGGTINRVAKVAGSGAGNELMVDVGSFQRRQVAADLNGKFDEDGKLQGRFVGLLLDADNQFDYGNGRAGNNDRVFLAPSLTWRPSADTSLTLLASYTNDRSGSGRWTAVRPDGTKTHLLYGNPDFDKQHNEQWSLGYQLEHRLDDTWTLRQNFRQAHLDSTYSAVNPVAQAGNLITRTTAIYYSQVDNTLLDNQAQAKFNWGDTQHTVLLGLDWLRMTDREVRYRGTAPTFNINAPDYATPIAAPTQLFGNLDETLTQTGLYVQDQVKYQRLVLTAGARYDRARDSTRNYLANTRVTADDSAASGRVGLTYMVTPELAPYVSYSTSFLPQAGSDFFGTPFQPSKAKQYEVGVKYQPANGKSLYTAALYDLTKTNVLTSDPLHNNFSVPAGEVRSRGIELEAKGEIVRGLNIAAAYTYTQVENTKNTTANLQGKTPILVPRHAASLWMDYAVQDGSLAGLGIGGGARYTGRNYANAINTVQNAAVTVFDAVLHFSSGHWRYALNVNNIANKQYTYCLAEPTLTCFWAPERTAILSARYRW; from the coding sequence GTGGCGATCTCGCTTGCCCTGCTCGGCGCCTGCCTGGGCGCGCAGGCGCAAACCCCGGCCGCCTTGCCGGAGGGCGCCGCGCTCAGGCACTTCGATGTCCCTGCCGGCCCGCTGGCCAATGCACTGGATCGCTTCGGCCGCAGCGCCGGCGTGAACCTGTCCTACGATCCGGCGCTGGTCAACGGCGTGACCACCGGTGGACTGTCGGGCGAGACGGGAGTGGAGGCGGCCTTGCGCTCGCTGTTGCGCGGCACCGGACTGGAAGCGGTGGCGCAACCCGGCGGCGGCTACTCGCTGCGCAAGGCGACGGCCCCCGGCCCGGCCGCCGCCATCGAAGGCACGCTGCCCAATATCACCGTCTCGGCCCAGCCCGATGGGCAGAGCGCCGCCGGGCCGGTGCGCGGCTACCTGGCCACACGCAGCGCGGGCGCGACCAAGACCGACACCCCACTGCTCGAAATCCCGCAGTCGATCTCCGTGGTCACCCGCGACGAGATGGACGCGCGCGCCGCCAACAGCGTGCTGGAAGTGTTGCGCTACATGCCCGGCGCCAATACCGAGACCCATGGCGTGGACCCGCGCGGCTATGACTATTTCAACCTGCGCGGCTTCATCAATGCCCAGAACACCAGCGATTTCCTCAACGGCCTGCGACAGGTGGGCGCCGGCTTCGGCACGTTCCGCACCGAGCCTTACGGGCTGGAGCGCGTGGAAGTGCTGCGCGGCGCGGGATCGGTGATGTTCGGCCAGGGCGACCCGGGCGGCACCATCAATCGCGTCGCCAAGGTCGCCGGCAGCGGTGCGGGCAATGAGCTGATGGTGGACGTCGGTTCGTTCCAGCGCCGCCAGGTGGCGGCCGACCTGAACGGCAAGTTCGACGAGGACGGCAAGTTGCAGGGCCGCTTCGTCGGCCTGTTGCTGGACGCCGACAACCAGTTCGACTATGGCAATGGCCGCGCCGGCAACAACGACCGTGTGTTCCTGGCGCCGTCGCTGACCTGGCGCCCCTCGGCCGACACCTCGCTCACGCTGCTGGCCAGCTACACCAACGATCGCAGCGGCAGCGGGCGCTGGACCGCGGTGCGCCCGGACGGCACCAAGACCCACCTGCTCTACGGCAACCCCGATTTCGACAAGCAGCACAACGAGCAATGGTCGCTCGGCTACCAGCTGGAGCACCGCCTGGACGACACCTGGACGCTGCGCCAGAACTTCCGCCAGGCCCACCTCGATTCCACCTATTCCGCCGTCAATCCGGTGGCGCAGGCGGGCAACCTGATCACGCGCACCACGGCGATCTACTACAGCCAGGTCGACAACACCTTGCTGGACAACCAGGCCCAGGCCAAATTCAACTGGGGCGACACGCAGCACACGGTGCTGCTGGGCCTGGACTGGCTGCGCATGACCGACCGCGAAGTGCGCTATCGCGGCACGGCCCCGACCTTCAACATCAATGCGCCGGACTACGCCACGCCGATCGCCGCGCCCACCCAGTTGTTCGGCAACCTGGATGAGACGCTGACCCAGACCGGCCTTTATGTGCAGGACCAGGTCAAGTACCAGCGCCTCGTCCTGACCGCGGGCGCCCGCTACGACCGCGCCAGGGACAGCACGCGCAACTACCTCGCCAACACCCGCGTGACGGCCGACGACTCCGCGGCCAGCGGGCGCGTCGGCCTGACCTACATGGTCACGCCCGAGCTTGCCCCCTACGTCAGCTACAGCACCTCCTTCCTGCCGCAAGCCGGATCCGACTTCTTCGGCACGCCCTTCCAGCCGTCCAAGGCCAAACAGTACGAGGTGGGCGTGAAGTACCAACCGGCTAACGGCAAGAGCCTGTACACCGCCGCGCTGTACGACCTGACCAAGACCAATGTGCTCACCAGCGACCCGCTGCACAACAATTTCTCGGTGCCCGCCGGCGAGGTGCGCTCGCGCGGCATCGAGCTGGAAGCCAAGGGGGAGATCGTGCGCGGGCTGAACATCGCCGCAGCCTATACCTACACGCAGGTGGAGAACACGAAGAACACCACCGCCAACCTGCAGGGCAAGACGCCGATCCTGGTGCCGCGCCATGCCGCCTCGCTGTGGATGGATTACGCGGTGCAGGACGGTTCGCTGGCGGGACTGGGCATCGGCGGCGGCGCGCGCTACACCGGTCGCAACTACGCCAACGCCATCAACACCGTGCAGAACGCCGCGGTCACCGTGTTCGACGCCGTGCTGCATTTCTCCAGCGGCCATTGGCGCTATGCGCTCAACGTGAACAACATCGCCAACAAGCAATACACCTATTGCCTGGCCGAGCCGACGCTGACCTGCTTCTGGGCGCCGGAACGCACGGCGATCCTGAGCGCGCGCTACAGGTGGTGA
- a CDS encoding FecR domain-containing protein — protein MPTSQRLPDAVIDAAIVWGVKLNYGEPTQQTRSRFQRWLEADPLHRLAWERVGAFKPAIAPLQAALGRDVLAAADREHRRQDAQRRRALKILSLGGVAALFGWSLRDELGWQRLTAEASTAVGQQRRLQLEDGTAVVLNTDSAVSTDFSGERRVLILRRGEIMVTTGADGAAASKRPFWVFTPFGKMQALGTRFVVRLESQRARISVQEGAVELHPAGGGASLIVRPGQSGWLADDGALAAPEQEFAADGFADGVIAGQNIRLDALLTELARYRRGHISCDPAVAGLRVSGLFHVADTDRALQFLLQTQPVSVSYRTRLWVVVGPASQS, from the coding sequence ATGCCAACCAGCCAGCGCCTGCCCGACGCGGTGATCGACGCCGCCATCGTGTGGGGCGTCAAGCTCAACTACGGCGAACCCACGCAGCAAACCCGCTCTCGCTTCCAACGCTGGCTGGAGGCCGATCCGCTGCACCGGCTCGCGTGGGAACGGGTGGGCGCGTTCAAGCCGGCCATCGCGCCGTTGCAGGCGGCGCTGGGCCGCGACGTGCTGGCGGCGGCCGACCGCGAGCACCGCCGGCAAGACGCGCAGCGCCGGCGCGCGCTGAAGATCCTCTCGCTGGGCGGCGTCGCCGCCCTGTTCGGCTGGAGCTTGCGCGATGAACTGGGCTGGCAGCGCCTGACGGCCGAGGCCAGCACCGCGGTCGGCCAGCAGCGCCGGCTGCAGTTGGAGGACGGCACCGCCGTCGTGCTCAATACCGACAGCGCGGTGAGCACCGATTTCTCGGGCGAGCGCCGGGTGCTGATCCTGCGCCGGGGCGAGATCATGGTCACCACCGGCGCCGACGGCGCGGCGGCGTCGAAACGGCCGTTCTGGGTCTTCACGCCCTTCGGCAAGATGCAGGCGCTGGGCACGCGCTTCGTGGTGCGACTGGAGTCGCAGCGCGCGCGCATCAGCGTGCAGGAAGGCGCGGTCGAACTGCATCCCGCCGGCGGCGGCGCGTCGCTCATCGTGCGCCCGGGGCAAAGCGGCTGGCTGGCCGACGACGGCGCGCTGGCCGCGCCTGAGCAGGAGTTCGCAGCCGACGGTTTCGCCGACGGCGTCATCGCCGGCCAGAACATCCGCCTGGACGCGTTGCTGACCGAACTGGCGCGCTACCGGCGCGGCCATATCAGCTGCGATCCGGCAGTGGCCGGACTGCGCGTGTCGGGGCTGTTCCATGTCGCCGACACCGACCGCGCGCTGCAATTCCTGCTTCAGACCCAACCGGTGAGCGTGAGTTACCGCACCCGGCTGTGGGTGGTGGTCGGCCCGGCGAGCCAATCCTGA
- a CDS encoding sigma-70 family RNA polymerase sigma factor translates to MAAADSSLLQQEVRTLYHDHHGWLKAWLRYKLGNAFDAADLAQDVFMRLLARQEPVAAREPKAFLSTIARRLVIEHWRRRELEQAWLETLAALPEAQAPSAESRALFLEALVEIDAILDCLKPAVRNAFLLAQLDGLTCPQIARELGVSLATVERHIARALRACYALRFE, encoded by the coding sequence TTGGCGGCCGCCGATTCGTCTTTACTGCAGCAGGAAGTGCGCACCCTTTACCACGACCATCACGGCTGGCTGAAAGCCTGGCTGCGTTACAAGCTGGGCAACGCCTTCGATGCCGCCGACCTGGCGCAGGACGTGTTCATGCGCCTGCTGGCGCGGCAGGAACCGGTGGCCGCGCGCGAACCGAAGGCCTTTCTCTCGACCATCGCGCGACGCCTGGTGATCGAGCACTGGCGCCGCCGCGAGCTCGAGCAAGCCTGGCTGGAGACGTTGGCCGCCCTGCCCGAAGCGCAGGCGCCCTCGGCCGAAAGCCGCGCCCTGTTCCTGGAGGCGTTGGTGGAAATCGACGCCATCCTCGACTGCCTCAAGCCCGCGGTGCGCAACGCCTTCCTGCTGGCCCAGCTGGACGGGCTCACCTGCCCGCAGATCGCGCGCGAACTCGGGGTCTCGCTGGCCACCGTCGAGCGTCATATCGCCCGCGCCCTGCGCGCCTGCTATGCGCTGCGTTTCGAATAG
- a CDS encoding LysR family transcriptional regulator, producing the protein MSDENLRLRRLALFDAVCREGGISHAAEAVGLTQPAVSLAIKKLEESFGAVLFERGYGGSDLTEEGRLLQRRVRRMLEQIEAAVATVLAGGKPRAHDAAAVCRHLTDAQVRCHIAISQLGSAAEAARRLGISQPAVHRAARELEATVGAALYRRRVHSVSANPVGVEFARCLAIAMNEINQAAMDLVAARGLASGQVSVGVLPLLPQRLLARTIARLQEEYPNVAVTIREGAHARLLEDLRFGKLDIIVGALREPRLEGGVAETELFTDPYAVVVRRGHALAGRKKISRKDLTAYGWVVPQQDMPRRTVVELMLATLPERPRVVVETSSLAMMMAMLEENDCISLLSRSHILYGNYRNDVVALDVVPPKAERTVGYTTRADWLATPVQQAFIEQLRRQCRIVR; encoded by the coding sequence ATGTCCGACGAGAATCTCCGCCTGCGCCGCTTGGCGCTGTTCGACGCCGTGTGCCGGGAAGGCGGCATCAGTCATGCGGCCGAGGCGGTCGGACTGACGCAACCGGCGGTCAGCCTGGCCATCAAGAAACTGGAAGAAAGCTTCGGCGCCGTGCTGTTCGAACGCGGTTACGGCGGCAGCGACCTGACCGAGGAAGGCCGGCTGTTGCAGCGGCGGGTGCGGCGCATGCTGGAGCAGATCGAAGCCGCCGTGGCCACCGTGCTGGCCGGCGGCAAACCGCGCGCGCACGATGCGGCGGCAGTGTGCCGCCACCTGACCGATGCCCAGGTGCGCTGCCATATCGCCATCTCCCAACTCGGTTCGGCGGCCGAGGCCGCGCGCCGGCTCGGCATCTCGCAGCCGGCGGTGCACCGCGCCGCGCGCGAGCTGGAAGCCACCGTCGGCGCGGCGCTGTACCGGCGCCGCGTGCACAGCGTCTCGGCCAATCCGGTGGGGGTGGAATTCGCGCGCTGCCTGGCCATCGCCATGAATGAGATCAACCAGGCCGCGATGGACCTGGTGGCCGCGCGCGGCCTGGCCAGCGGGCAAGTGTCGGTGGGTGTGCTGCCGCTCTTGCCGCAGCGCCTGTTGGCGCGCACCATCGCCCGCCTGCAGGAAGAGTATCCGAACGTGGCGGTAACCATCCGCGAAGGCGCGCATGCGCGGCTGCTGGAGGACCTGCGCTTCGGCAAGCTCGACATCATCGTCGGCGCCCTGCGCGAGCCGCGACTGGAGGGCGGCGTGGCCGAGACCGAACTGTTCACCGATCCCTACGCCGTGGTGGTGCGACGCGGCCACGCACTGGCCGGCCGCAAGAAAATATCGCGCAAGGATCTCACCGCCTACGGCTGGGTGGTGCCGCAGCAGGACATGCCGCGCCGCACGGTAGTGGAGCTGATGCTGGCCACCCTGCCCGAGCGTCCGCGCGTGGTGGTGGAGACCAGTTCGCTGGCCATGATGATGGCCATGCTGGAAGAAAACGACTGCATCTCGCTGCTCTCGCGCTCGCACATCCTGTACGGCAATTACCGCAACGACGTGGTGGCGCTGGATGTCGTGCCGCCCAAGGCCGAACGCACCGTGGGCTACACCACCCGCGCGGATTGGCTGGCCACGCCGGTGCAGCAAGCCTTCATCGAGCAGTTGCGGCGCCAGTGCCGCATCGTGCGCTGA